A genomic window from Massilia sp. METH4 includes:
- the selD gene encoding selenide, water dikinase SelD — MTTEPIKLTSFSHGGGCGCKIAPGVLSEILKNSSGLPVPKELLVGIETADDAAVYKLNDEQALIATTDFFMPIVDDPFDFGRIAATNAISDVYAMGGTPIMALALVGMPINKLPIETIGQIIKGGESICAEAGIPIAGGHTIDSVEPIYGLVVMGLVHPSKIKRNADAKVGDVLVLGKPLGVGVLSAALKKNVLGEEGYAAMIANTTKLNKPGKALSELPGVHALTDITGFGLLGHTLELARGAKLTAKLTMSQIPLLPGVEQLAHDGYFTGASGRNWDAYGKDVTLSPNITPAQHTLLTDPQTSGGLLVSCDPSAVEQVLAIFREGGFEAAAVVGEMAAGEARVQVAG; from the coding sequence ATGACTACTGAACCGATCAAACTCACCTCGTTTTCCCACGGCGGCGGCTGCGGCTGCAAGATCGCGCCGGGCGTGCTTTCCGAGATCCTGAAAAACTCGAGCGGCTTGCCCGTGCCGAAGGAACTGCTGGTCGGCATCGAGACGGCCGACGACGCGGCCGTCTATAAGCTCAATGACGAGCAGGCACTGATCGCCACCACCGATTTCTTCATGCCGATCGTGGACGATCCGTTCGACTTCGGCCGCATCGCCGCCACCAATGCGATCTCCGACGTGTACGCGATGGGCGGCACGCCGATCATGGCGCTGGCCCTCGTCGGCATGCCCATCAACAAGCTGCCGATCGAGACGATCGGGCAGATCATCAAGGGCGGCGAGTCGATTTGCGCCGAGGCAGGCATTCCGATCGCCGGCGGCCACACGATCGATTCCGTGGAACCGATCTACGGCCTGGTGGTGATGGGCCTGGTGCACCCGTCGAAGATCAAGCGCAATGCCGATGCCAAGGTTGGCGACGTCCTCGTGCTGGGCAAGCCGCTGGGCGTGGGCGTGCTGTCGGCGGCGCTGAAGAAGAATGTGCTGGGCGAGGAAGGCTACGCGGCGATGATCGCCAATACCACCAAGCTGAACAAGCCGGGCAAGGCGCTGTCCGAACTGCCGGGCGTGCACGCGCTGACGGACATCACCGGCTTCGGCCTGCTGGGCCACACGCTGGAACTGGCGCGCGGGGCGAAGCTGACGGCCAAGCTGACGATGTCGCAGATTCCACTGCTGCCCGGCGTGGAGCAACTGGCCCACGACGGCTACTTCACGGGTGCTTCAGGCCGCAACTGGGATGCCTACGGCAAGGACGTGACGCTGTCGCCGAACATCACGCCGGCCCAGCACACGCTGCTGACCGACCCGCAGACGTCGGGCGGGCTGCTGGTGTCGTGCGATCCGTCGGCCGTGGAGCAGGTGCTGGCAATCTTCCGCGAAGGGGGATTCGAGGCGGCTGCAGTGGTTGGGGAAATGGCGGCCGGGGAGGCGCGGGTGCAGGTGGCAGGTTAA